A single candidate division WOR-3 bacterium DNA region contains:
- the spoVG gene encoding septation regulator SpoVG produces MELTEVRVTLRDEPRLKAFVNVTFDDDFVVRGMKVIEGKKGLFVAMPSRKGRDGVFRDIAHPINNNMRKKLERIVLEKYYKKCEEEGRKPRSSKIEQEDFEAPEDNINIENKGSKEEASNYQADIQGSNAEGF; encoded by the coding sequence ATGGAACTCACAGAAGTACGTGTAACATTAAGAGATGAACCTAGATTAAAGGCTTTTGTAAATGTCACCTTTGATGACGACTTCGTTGTTAGAGGAATGAAGGTTATTGAAGGAAAGAAAGGACTTTTTGTGGCTATGCCTTCCAGAAAAGGGAGAGATGGAGTTTTTAGAGATATCGCACATCCGATAAATAACAATATGAGAAAGAAACTGGAAAGAATTGTTCTTGAGAAGTATTACAAGAAATGTGAAGAAGAAGGCAGAAAGCCAAGAAGTTCTAAAATTGAGCAGGAAGATTTTGAAGCTCCAGAGGATAACATTAACATAGAGAATAAGGGATCAAAGGAGGAAGCATCTAACTACCAAGCTGATATTCAGGGAAGTAACGCAGAAGGATTTTAG
- the ispE gene encoding 4-(cytidine 5'-diphospho)-2-C-methyl-D-erythritol kinase, with amino-acid sequence MEWITVPSFAKVNLGLYIKEKREDGFHSIESIFQTISLKDLLSFKLEGSQIEIICDEPDFPKDSSNLIYKAAQLFKDKIKSLGVKIKVEKRIPIGAGLGGGSSNAGVTLLTLNKLLGYPKNMEELLEDAKKLGSDVPFFLKGGTALVKGRGEEVEWVKDIPILNFLLVIPRFRIATKDAYTWWDNYKKKHLTNEDLRFILQEMQEGKKESLSKLRNSFWEVIRQKYPYLREIMKSLKRMKPINVMLSGSGPVIFAILGSESSNFMVGDIEKECNVISCHSISRKEYFTLLKQKED; translated from the coding sequence ATGGAGTGGATTACGGTTCCGTCTTTTGCTAAAGTAAACCTTGGCCTTTATATTAAAGAGAAAAGAGAGGATGGTTTTCATTCTATTGAGTCTATTTTTCAGACAATATCTCTAAAAGATTTACTCTCTTTTAAGTTAGAAGGAAGCCAAATAGAAATAATTTGTGATGAGCCAGATTTTCCAAAGGATTCTTCTAATTTGATTTATAAAGCAGCTCAACTATTTAAAGATAAGATTAAATCTTTAGGCGTTAAAATAAAAGTTGAAAAAAGAATACCAATAGGAGCTGGATTGGGTGGAGGTAGCTCAAATGCAGGTGTGACTCTTTTGACTTTAAACAAACTTTTAGGGTATCCTAAAAATATGGAAGAACTATTAGAGGATGCCAAAAAACTTGGTTCTGATGTTCCTTTTTTCTTAAAAGGAGGGACAGCCCTTGTTAAAGGTAGAGGGGAGGAGGTTGAGTGGGTAAAAGATATTCCCATTCTTAATTTTCTTCTTGTAATTCCTAGGTTTCGGATAGCTACAAAAGATGCTTATACCTGGTGGGATAATTATAAAAAAAAACACTTGACAAATGAGGATTTAAGATTTATACTTCAAGAAATGCAAGAAGGGAAAAAGGAAAGTTTGAGTAAGTTACGTAATTCTTTTTGGGAAGTAATAAGACAAAAATACCCTTATTTAAGAGAAATTATGAAAAGCTTAAAAAGAATGAAACCAATAAATGTTATGTTAAGTGGTTCTGGTCCTGTTATATTTGCTATACTTGGATCAGAAAGTTCCAACTTTATGGTGGGAGATATAGAGAAAGAATGCAATGTAATTAGCTGCCATAGTATCTCCCGTAAAGAGTACTTCACCTTGTTAAAACAAAAGGAGGACTAA